A stretch of DNA from Nitrosopumilus zosterae:
AGTGGATTGGATATTAAATACATATTATTATATTCCCAAGTTTGTCGAATTTCATCCTCACTTATTAAAATCTCATGTAATTTTTCACCAGGTCTAATTCCAACGATTTCTTGTCCAGTATCACCTAATAGATTTTGAAGTACTTCTACTAAATCCATAATCTCGTATGCCTTCATTTTAGGTACAAATATTTCTGAACCTTCACCAGAAATTGTAGCATTAAGAATAAAATCCAAAGCTTCATTCATAGTAATGCTAAACCTAGTCATTTTAGGATCAGTTATTGTAATTTTTTGATTTTTCTTTATTTGTTCAATAAATTTAGGTATTACAGAACCGCTACTGCCAAAAACGTTTCCATACCGAACTGAAATGAATTTTGTGAAATGTTTTTCTGGGTTAATATAATTATTTGCTGTTACAAATAATTTTTCCATTAATAATTTAGTTGCACCATAAGTGTTTAATGGTGAAACTGCTTTGTCAGTACCTATTGCAATTGCTTTTTCAACATTTGTATATAGACATGCATTAATCACATTTTGAGAACCTATTACATTAGTTTTGATTGCTTCAAATGGATTGTATTCAATCTTGGGAACATGTTTTAGTGCAGCAGTATGAAAAACGATATCTATATCTTCAAATGCTCTTTTCAAACGCTCATAATCAACTATATCACCTAAAAAAAATCTCAGTCTATTATCATTAAAACTATTTTCCATCTGTACTTGTTTTTCTTCATTTCTACTCAAAATTCTAATTGTTTTTACATCATCATCTAAAAGACGTTTAGTTAATGCTTGACCTAATGAACCTGTTCCTCCAGTTATTAAGATCTTTTTATCTTCAAACATATTTTATTGATAATGACTTTTCTAAAAAACCTTACTTATTTTAATAATATCAATATGATTTTAAAATTGACGCAAATTTTTCTGAAGCATTTCCACGATTATCAAGGAATTTTCTTACAAAATGATTTGCATTAACTTTTAATTCATCTTGGAATTCTTCATCA
This window harbors:
- a CDS encoding SDR family NAD(P)-dependent oxidoreductase, giving the protein MFEDKKILITGGTGSLGQALTKRLLDDDVKTIRILSRNEEKQVQMENSFNDNRLRFFLGDIVDYERLKRAFEDIDIVFHTAALKHVPKIEYNPFEAIKTNVIGSQNVINACLYTNVEKAIAIGTDKAVSPLNTYGATKLLMEKLFVTANNYINPEKHFTKFISVRYGNVFGSSGSVIPKFIEQIKKNQKITITDPKMTRFSITMNEALDFILNATISGEGSEIFVPKMKAYEIMDLVEVLQNLLGDTGQEIVGIRPGEKLHEILISEDEIRQTWEYNNMYLISNPLYSLFHGKSTDEIHKGITKLENLKNYSSDISDRISKSELQEMLTKSGLI